The DNA segment aaaccatacagagtTTAAAACCATAAAGCACAGATAAActaggtaaaagacctggggtcagagctcagcacatgctgttagaatgcctgggagaaaaggaaagtcttgatctggaggcgaaaagataacaatgttggcgccaggcgaacttcattggggagatcattccataatttgggggccaccactaaaaaggccctttcccttgttgccattctccgagcttcccatggagtaggcacctggaggaggacttctgatgttgagcatagtgtacgggtgggttcgtgttgggagaggcatttcaTAAGGTATTATGGtctcaagccatgtaaggctttataggataaaaccagcaccttgaattgagcttagAAACATAtatgcagccaatgcaagcaggccagaatctgttttatatgtttgaactgtctggtccctgctaccaatctggccgctgcattttgcacaagctgcagcttccgaactgtgttcaaaggcagccccatgtagagcgtatTGCAATAAACTAatttgaaggttaccagagcatagacaacttaagccaggctatccctgtccagataggtgcatagctgggccaccaaccgaagttggtagaaggcactccgtgccaccgaggctacctgagcctcaagtgacagagatggttctaggagaacccccaaactatgaacttactccttcagggggagtgcaaccctatccagaacaggttggacattcaccattcGGTCAGAAGAAGGGGTGTAGGCTCTTAGACATTGTGGAGTAGGGCATCGTGTGTCCATGCTCCAGTATTGTATTAGCTATTGTCCTCTGATGGAAACAGTTGCAAAAGGACAATTgattctttctcttctccccttccccattggTTTTTAGTAGACAGGGGAAGGAACATCAGCCCTTGTTTAGCACTTAAAGCTATATAATATGTCAATCTGCCATGAGTGGAGCTGTCAAATGATGTTGTTCTAAACTGTATTATTTTTCTTTGGATGCTTGCTTCTCTCACAAGGTTTGTTGTCCATGAAAGGAAATTATCTGTAATTTGTATCTATGTCTATGAAAATAAAGCACATGCAATACAGTGCGTATGTAGCTTTACTCAGGGCAGCTTTACTGAGATGTATCTGAGTGtatctttactcagaagtcagtcccacccCGATCACTGGACTATATTCCTACGTATGTGTACGTCAGATTGAGACCTTAGGTTTCAATCCTAAGCGTACTTTTATTAGGGAATGTCCTAATGAACTTGCttaggcttatttctgagtaaatatatttAATGGAACTTCTAAACAGCAAGTTGTTGGGTTTCAATGAGGCTTTCCTAATTTTTTGAGTTTTGTGGTTAAAGTTCAAAAATGAGGAGAGACAAGCCAATGCTTACAATATTAATAAAGTTGCTAGTAATTATGTGCAAGCTTGTTTTTGGAAATGAAACTTCAGTGTTGTTATGAACAATGGATTTGAAATTAAAGAAAAATTGGAAGTCTAATTAAAGTTTGGGCCTAAAATGTTAGTGCCTTTCTCTAAAAGTAACTATTTAATGGAGTAGTAGTTTTAGTTTTGAACAGTGTTACAGCTTCTGTCCACATCTAATCTAGTTTTTTTTCTGTAACATGTTCTCTCCTTGGGTTTTCCTTATAAACATTGTTCATGCTTATGTTGGTGAAGCTTTGAAAATCAAGAATGTTTCCACctatttattgctatttttatcaGATGTTGTTACTCCCCTTGTGTTACCAGCGTTACATCAGCATAGCAACGCATCACAGTTGGGACCAAAGGGAAAGAAAAGCAGagtcatttttaaaagcatttcacATTAGTCTTCTAGGTTCCCAATTCTTTTTCTGAATCTCCTGAATAATATTTGTgaattgtatgtatatctcagtaGCTACTTAAGAACTGAGCATTAACTTTGATTGTTAACTATTCACAGCACATTGAGGAAACCTTACCATAAATGTGAAAAtcccaagtttttttttcttttggaggtATATCTCTTTAGCATTTGAAGAGGACAACCATGAGgcaccccccccccggaaaaCAATGGCCCTCAAGAATAAAACTTGATAGGGAATCAATCTAGGAGGCCAGTAAAGGAAACCCAAGACTGGGATCCTAAACATTATCTGGAAATTCTCATTGAAACCCAAAAGCAACATATCCACTACCAGCTCTTTTTGGCATCATTCTTGGAAATCACATGCAAGTTagaccaataaaaatacaatgtaaacTTGTTTTTCTGGTGCAGCTCTTTTACTTGATCAGCATTATCTATAAACTACCTGGAAGCAACTGGTAGCTTCTTTATGCTAGCATCCAAAAAAGTTTAGAGCCGAGTTTGCTCTAATTTGCCAAGTCAGTGTTCTTTAAAGGACCATTACTAGTGATTTTTGTAGTAGTTGCTTATTGTGATAGTTTTAACTAAAGTATAGCTGTACACTAGCGAAATCGGTTACTAAAGTTCTTGGTATCTTTTGAACTATACAGTGTGTAGCAAAATAGATAATATCCAGAGCTGCTAGTGTGAGAATCAGAATTGAAAGTATTTTGATACAGCATTTGAATTTCCAAATGGCATTGCGATTCCAGAAGAAAAGATGTCTTAATGTTCTGTCATTTTTTTGTTGGAGAGTTCTCTACTGTTTTCCACCCTCTTTTCCCccaaaatattttaaaggaaaacaaACTGCTATATTTCAACatgtgagtttgtttgtttgttaattatCAGTACTTACAGATATGTTTTGGAAACACCCATAcagtttgaattttgtttctggtaACTTGCTTCACAGTTCCATCACTGTTAACTTTACATAAAAACATTCATTGAACCTGCAGAGTCCAGCTTAGGGGAGGATGGAACAAACACACTGAGAGTAAGCCATGACTTTATTGCTTACAGCTTCCATACATTTTTGTTATTAAGAGCAGGGGTACGTCAGTGTTTCTGTCAAGCTGACTGCTAACAGTAGTGTCTGAGCTCTAATTACTGTGACatgctttatttaattttttttaaaaaaaaaaatacatcagTAGCTGGGGTAAATTTTGAAGAAAgctattttaaagcattttccaaaacaaaattccCAGAGTTACAACTTTTAGTAATTGGTAGCTAAGCCTCTTCAGGAATGTCTGTTGGAATCTTCAGCAGAGTTCCTGACAGATGTTGCCAGTGTTCTGGAGGTCATATCTTTTTGAAACTCTCAAGAAAGGGTTATCCTCTGGCCACCAGTTTTCAGGGAGTATGCTTATATTTTGTCTATTCCAGTGCCATGTGCTGCAGTATAGCTCTTAGTAGGACTATATCACTTATGAATTTCCAGTGATGTTTTGagttctgattttatttatttaaaattacatTAAAGTTTGCTGTTGGTGTGAGCTATTAATTCCAGTTGTTGGTGTGAGCTCAATGCCAGTTGTGCAGAGATGAGTTTTGAATACAGCTTAAGCTGCTTACGTAGATAAATTGAGatcttttgattttgttttttcaaTGTCTTTAAATGTTAAGAAGCTCAAATGAAATTTATGATAAACTAATaattaatcgacttgaaggcatatagcaacaacaaaTCTTGTTCCAACCAAGGTATAAAATCCACCTTAGGTGCActatttattgcagaatttataTAGAAGTACACCAATACCATAGTCCTAGGATATTATCACCTGCACAGTAGTAAGTGTGAAAGTAAAGACTTCAGGCCTTGAACTTTAGTCAAGTATGTAGtgagaaagaaagggaggggtTGGGAAATGAGCAAAGGATGCTCCAAGAAATGTAACTGTCTAAACCGCTGCAAGCAGAGATCCTTGACTGTCAGAGGAAACTTTGTCAGTTTGTATCTCTCCTTACAATTATATGTAATAAAAGTGTCTCTGACAGACTTGAAACCTAAACACAGAGTGAAGCTTGTTTCTTCCATGTAAGCAATAGCCAATATATTCACATAAACCATTAACATTTATTTTCTGTACAGAGAAAGCACTGGGTCAACCCTCCAAAATTCCAGTTGAATCTTTGTATGTAGtgtgccccccccccggttgcCTCCAGCCATTTGTAAAAGAAACAAATCCAAGAATATTGGCTCAACCTGAATAGATATAAGTGCCCATACAGAGTTTTCTTTCTGGGGAAAAAACTGGGACAAAAAACCCCCAAGGAATTTCCTACTGATCCTTGTATTTACGGTACTTTTAAACCCCATTCAGTAGAAAGTACTGGGTTACTGAATGCCTCATGAGATTTTTCTAACAAAACCAGGTCCAGTGAAGCAGAATTAATTTCCGTTTTGACACCACACACACATGGCTGCTTGTGGGGCATTTTGCTACTACAGGATACCTTGGAATTAGTCCTGGGGTAGTAAAATGTTTCCTGAAAAAGTCTGTGCAAGttttttaaattttgctaaaGGTGTTTATACCGCAGCATCAGTGTACATGGCACTCATGTGTGCAAATGCAGTTGCTTGTATTTCAAAGTTGGTTACCTTTGGGAATAAGTAGAGGTATGAAGTCCTGGGGACAAACTAAAAAATTTGGGAGAGGAAATTGGGTTTTTCTGTCCAtccgttcccccccccatttagggGGGAGGGAACAGGGAAAAAACATCCATCTccctaatttttccagttttttccatgccttcacatctctaggaatGAGGATTTAAGAGGTAATTCACAGGCCTCATTAAAAATACTAGATTAAATATGAATTTATATAGTATTTTTACatgcataaaattgtgctcaaagacaTACACAGATTTCGAGGAGAGATTTAAAGAAGGAAGAGTACTGGCACAACTGTTCAGAGGGTGAAGCATACGCAGGCAGAAGGAGAGAGCGGGTGGATTTGTGATGAAGAACAAGAGACTTTTGGGCAGATGAAGGTGGTAAAGTTGAAGGAGTAGATATACATTTGTATTTAGGGAAAATGTTTCATCATGGAGCATGTGATTTTTCATTGATTACGTCTGAATAATTAATCTTACCTGAATGTTTGTGCTAAAATACACGTAACATAATTGTTATGAAATATTTCTGTTCAGTGTTTCCTGAGGATACAGACGGGTGTTTGAGGAGTACATGCGGGTTATTAGCCAGCGGTACCCAGACATCCGCATTGAAGGGGAAAATTATCTTCCTCAGCCTGTTTATAGGTAAGTTAACTTTGAGTTCCAATGATAATCTTTGAAAGTTTAGGCAGATTATTCCACATGTTAATCTCACTTAGTACCCTTGGCAAGAGTTCAGTTTCATGAGGCTATCTGGTCTGGAGTAATCAACCCACACTTACAAACTAGTAATGATATATTGCTTTTGCTGTGGTTAGAAAGTTTACAATAATGCTggtgcaaaaagagagagagcataAAGGAGGGTTCTTTTTTGCATTTTAGCAATCTGCAGAAATAAGATATGGGTCTGGAATTACATTCATCAATTGTAACACTTAAATTTTCAAATGTAACATTTTCAAATATGTAATATTGATAAAGTATAAATCAGTCATATACAACTTAGTATgacataatttttgttttttatataagATGAATTTAGGTATGGCTTTCATTAGTGATTGACCTGTCTTTTTCTTCTGACAGACATATAGCATCTTTCCTGTCAGTCTTCAAACTAGTGTTAATAGGCTTCATTATTGTCGGCAAGGATCCTTTTGCTTTCTTTGGCATGCAAGCTCCCAGCATCTGGCAGTGGGGCCAAGAAAATAAGGTACAGATACGATTTTTTCCTCCTAAAATATTACTTTCTGATGGAGTGGAGGATGGCTTCACTATGTGTTCATACAACTAAAGAGACGTTCCCACGAGCATGCTTTTGCTGATAAAAGTGAAAATTACAGAAACCTCCCCCAGCCCCCTAGTTCATGTGAGAATCTTAAGTGCTGGGAAAAAATACTTTGTTACTTGTTAATAATGAGCTTTTTCAGCTGCGGGTAAGAATATGTGATATGGAGACTCTCCTAGTCCATCTCACTGCCACTGTTAGAAATGGCTTTTCCATTGGTGGACGGTGCAGCAGGCCTAAGAGAACAGAACACAGCAGCACTGTTTTTCAGTTGAGGCTGGGACAGATTTTTTTGATCTCTGATTGAAGTAGTATCTTCACTATTAGAAATTCTGAAAAATAACTGACCAAATGAAGGGATGAGTTAAATATAAAACAACCTGTTCTTGGACATGGCTTATCCAATAAGCTGCAATCTTACtgtaaactgaaacttaatgTTTGCCTATGAGATCTTTTAGTGTGCCATGTTGCTGAATATTGCATCATTTTATCCTTTGGGTATAGCACCAAAAGAACATTTAACATACTGGTGTAAAGGGATCAATACCCCTAGGATTTGAAACAGAATAGTAATAAGATATCTAATATGGAGCATATGTGCATTTGCTTACTCTCTTTATCAAAAGAGGTTACATTTTAGAAATAATACCCTTCtctctaattttatttttgtaacctgTGTAGTGTCTGTCATACTGGTTATCACTGGCATGCACCTTCAGCCCATATTATAAATGAATGCTCTTAATTCAAGGAGCAGAAGACAAAAAGTCCAATTCTAATTAAGAGGCATGAACAAAGGAGAGAACTATTTTCACCAAGTATTAATATCAGTTGTATATAGAGCTGAACTAGTAAATCCATTGCATAACTGATAAATTTATTGCATAACTTAAATACTACTTTAGATTAATGCACTTAATTTTCAGGTCTATGCTTGTATGATGGTTTTCTTCCTGAGCAGCATGACTGAGAATATGTGTATGTCAACAGGTGCATTTGAAATAACTTTAAATGGTGAGTTCTGAACAACATTCGTGTCTTCTAGTTAGCTTCAGAGGGATTTTGTGTACTGTACCCATTGTTAAGGTATCTACAAAACTACTAGCTGCATTTGAGAATAGAGGGTGTAGATGACATAGCCCCTATGTCAAAATGGGAGGACTGTGAGTGAGCTCTAAAGTTTCACAAATAACTAAGAATTTTTAGTACTATAGCCTTAATTATGTGCTCCCATTTTTTATAAAAGTGCTACTCTAGTGTAAGTTGATTGAGCATTGGCAGAATAATCAGTTGGTCAAGAAAAAATTGGCACAAAAATTCTTCATGTAAACTTTgtaaacagaaaggtttttttaTTGATCTGTGGTTTTATTGATCTTTGCTGTGTGTACATTGTTGAGAAACTGTATTTGAGGGGTAGAGCTGAGAGAGATTGAACCAATATTGAAAAGCTTGTGTCAGTACTTTTTCTCTGGATATCTTGGTGAGTATAAAATCAGAGTAGCATCTGGTAGTTCCtccactgtacagtagggccccactcatacggcggggttgtgttccggacccccgctgtaaagcgaaaaccgctgtaacgCGGAACCcactgaatagaatggcgcgtggtgcccaaaaaccgccgtaaaagcagaacatgtgccgtatgagtggggctttaatctaattgcgtctaattgagaccgctgcattagcaaagtgctgtaaaacaaagcgctgtaaagcggggccctactgtacaaaaggtagATTAATATGGTAattgttttttcctcttccctcctacgCTTATTTAGATGTTCCGGTGTGGTCTAA comes from the Rhineura floridana isolate rRhiFlo1 chromosome 7, rRhiFlo1.hap2, whole genome shotgun sequence genome and includes:
- the SELENOT gene encoding thioredoxin reductase-like selenoprotein T, producing MKPALALLFLLAAGLSGASAHSNGLPPGKKLRMAYATGPLLKFQICVSUGYRRVFEEYMRVISQRYPDIRIEGENYLPQPVYRHIASFLSVFKLVLIGFIIVGKDPFAFFGMQAPSIWQWGQENKVYACMMVFFLSSMTENMCMSTGAFEITLNDVPVWSKLQSGHLPSMQQLVQILDNEMKLNVHMEQMPHHRS